Proteins encoded by one window of Cyclobacteriaceae bacterium:
- a CDS encoding ammonium transporter yields the protein MSKPKTRYIIIFGLIILLQILSLLSSTHESAPTENSNLNQADTAWMIVATAFVLFMTPGLSFFYGGMVSFKNVISTMLQSFIALGVISLLWYLVGFSLAFGESYHGLIGNPTTFFSFKGVGLSTHPDFSPTIPFLIFALFQLKFAIITPALITGSFAERVKFTSYLIFMCLFSLFIYTPLAHWTWHPEGFLRQWGVLDFAGGTVVHMSAGFAALAGAYVLGKRETKNHQPANIPFIILGTGMLWFGWFGFNAGSALGANVLAVQAFGTTNMASASAMITWVMFDALVGRRISAMGACIGAVVGLVAITPAAGFVTMGQSVFIGFVAAIVSNLAVYYKQRTSLDDTLDVFPCHGVGGIVGMLLTGVFAADVGLIYGTSTTFLYHLLAMVIVGVFTFFGSLLIFKITSWITKLRVSKDEESIGLDISQHAETLGVVPSQN from the coding sequence ATGAGTAAACCAAAAACGCGTTACATTATAATTTTCGGACTCATCATTTTATTGCAGATTCTCTCGCTTTTGAGTTCTACGCACGAGTCTGCCCCCACCGAAAACTCAAACCTCAATCAAGCGGATACTGCCTGGATGATTGTGGCCACTGCATTTGTGTTATTCATGACACCCGGCCTCTCCTTTTTTTATGGAGGAATGGTCAGTTTTAAGAATGTGATCTCTACCATGCTGCAAAGCTTTATTGCGTTGGGCGTGATTAGTCTGCTTTGGTATTTGGTTGGTTTTAGTCTGGCGTTTGGGGAGAGTTATCATGGGCTGATTGGGAACCCAACAACCTTCTTTAGTTTTAAAGGGGTTGGGTTATCCACGCATCCGGATTTCTCTCCTACCATTCCCTTCCTGATTTTCGCACTCTTCCAACTCAAGTTTGCCATCATCACACCAGCCCTGATCACCGGTAGTTTTGCCGAACGGGTAAAGTTTACTTCATACCTCATTTTCATGTGCCTGTTCTCATTATTTATCTATACCCCTTTAGCCCACTGGACATGGCACCCCGAAGGTTTCTTGCGGCAATGGGGCGTTCTTGATTTTGCTGGCGGAACGGTAGTACACATGTCGGCAGGATTTGCTGCACTGGCTGGCGCATACGTACTTGGCAAACGCGAGACAAAAAATCATCAACCTGCCAATATTCCCTTTATTATTCTCGGCACAGGTATGCTCTGGTTCGGTTGGTTTGGTTTCAATGCAGGTTCAGCATTGGGTGCAAATGTATTAGCCGTGCAGGCTTTTGGCACAACCAACATGGCTTCAGCCTCCGCCATGATTACCTGGGTTATGTTTGATGCGCTGGTCGGAAGAAGAATTTCTGCGATGGGCGCTTGCATTGGTGCTGTGGTGGGCTTGGTAGCCATTACACCAGCTGCCGGTTTCGTTACGATGGGGCAAAGTGTTTTCATCGGGTTTGTTGCGGCCATTGTCAGCAACCTGGCCGTTTACTATAAGCAACGCACTTCACTCGATGATACGCTGGATGTTTTCCCTTGCCATGGCGTGGGCGGCATTGTAGGCATGTTGCTTACGGGTGTATTTGCAGCCGATGTTGGATTGATTTATGGAACCTCCACTACATTTCTATATCACCTCCTGGCAATGGTCATTGTAGGTGTATTCACATTCTTTGGATCATTGTTGATTTTCAAAATCACTTCATGGATAACCAAACTCCGCGTAAGCAAGGATGAAGAAAGCATTGGATTGGATATTAGTCAGCATGCAGAAACATTAGGTGTGGTGCCCAGCCAAAACTAA
- a CDS encoding 7-carboxy-7-deazaguanine synthase QueE — translation MEDFYTIQGEGFYQGHAAYFIRLGGCDVGCVWCDVKESWDADQHPKVSIEEMVSKAKSSGSEIAVITGGEPAMYNLSELTESLKEAGLRTHIETSGAYPLTGIWDWVCFSPKKFKAPDASIYQQADELKVIIYNKSDFAWAEEFASKVKAECKLFLQPEWSKEKDMLPLIIDYVKAHPEWRISLQVHKYMNIP, via the coding sequence ATGGAAGATTTCTATACCATTCAAGGTGAGGGATTTTATCAGGGCCATGCGGCTTACTTTATCCGGTTAGGTGGGTGCGATGTAGGATGTGTGTGGTGTGATGTAAAAGAATCCTGGGATGCGGATCAGCATCCGAAAGTTTCCATTGAGGAAATGGTAAGCAAAGCGAAAAGCAGTGGAAGTGAAATCGCTGTGATCACGGGCGGTGAACCCGCCATGTACAATCTTAGCGAATTGACTGAATCATTAAAGGAGGCTGGGCTGCGAACGCATATCGAGACATCAGGTGCTTATCCATTAACCGGAATTTGGGATTGGGTTTGTTTTTCACCGAAAAAGTTTAAAGCTCCTGATGCATCCATTTATCAACAGGCAGATGAGTTGAAGGTGATTATCTATAATAAGAGTGATTTTGCATGGGCAGAAGAATTTGCAAGCAAGGTAAAGGCTGAATGCAAACTTTTTCTGCAACCTGAATGGTCAAAAGAGAAAGATATGTTACCGTTGATCATTGATTATGTTAAAGCCCATCCTGAATGGCGCATTTCACTCCAGGTGCATAAGTACATGAACATCCCGTAA
- a CDS encoding RES family NAD+ phosphorylase produces the protein MIIYRLARTEFCDTSGEGAKRYGGRWNLPGHPALYGSNSVSAAMLERLTIDPELFAAERYVLYSVMEFNCPDEFVVKPDLKELPEGWNAIPASRISMEYGTELLKQGTLCFEVPSVVDPSSSTLVLNPISKEFRKVKWKVYPLRLDQRIVR, from the coding sequence ATGATCATTTACCGGTTGGCCCGAACGGAGTTTTGTGATACTAGTGGTGAGGGAGCAAAACGGTATGGCGGCAGGTGGAACTTACCCGGCCACCCGGCTTTATATGGCAGCAATTCGGTTTCGGCAGCCATGCTGGAACGTTTGACGATTGACCCAGAGCTGTTTGCAGCGGAGCGTTATGTGTTGTATTCCGTAATGGAGTTTAATTGTCCGGATGAGTTCGTGGTTAAACCTGATTTAAAAGAGTTGCCGGAAGGCTGGAATGCCATACCCGCATCAAGGATTTCTATGGAATATGGTACTGAACTTTTAAAACAGGGTACCCTTTGCTTTGAGGTACCCTCAGTGGTTGATCCGTCTTCTTCTACCTTGGTTTTAAATCCGATCTCAAAGGAATTCAGAAAGGTAAAGTGGAAGGTTTATCCCCTCAGGCTCGACCAGCGGATAGTTCGTTAG
- a CDS encoding amidohydrolase family protein — translation MKKLFYLVGLISTLTLGQGRISDAPTVKEGDGPHTQLIIRGVTLIDGTGAPPIGPVDIVVRQNRIERIAIVGYPGVPITEERRPKLETGGKELNAEGMYLMPGFVDMHGHIGGGQAPNAEYVFKLWMGHGITTVRDPSAGNGLNWVLDHKKKSAANSITAPRIHAYTSFGQGSDKPISTPEMAREWVRANKAKGADGIKFFGAAPDIMQAALEENKKLGLRSACHHAQMDVARWNVLKSARAGLTSMEHWYGLPEALFVDRTIQDYPLDYNYQNEQHRFENAGNLWKQAAAPYSEHWNNVMNELLKLDFTLDPTFNIYEASRDLHRARRAEWHEEYTLPQLWSFFQPNRRAHGSYWFAWGTEQEVNWRENYALWMKFVNEYKNRGGRVTTGSDSGFIFQLYGFAYIRELELLREAGFHPLEVIRSATLYGAQALGVEKDLGSVEVGKLADFVIVDQNPLENLQVLYGTGAIKLSDDNKAIRVGGVKYTIKDGIVYDAKKLLADVRKIVADEKAKTGFVLKQPGMD, via the coding sequence ATGAAAAAGCTTTTTTACCTCGTAGGATTAATCTCTACGCTGACTTTAGGCCAAGGCCGGATTTCTGATGCACCTACTGTGAAAGAAGGTGATGGCCCGCATACCCAACTGATCATCCGTGGTGTAACCTTAATTGATGGAACAGGCGCGCCTCCAATTGGCCCGGTTGATATTGTTGTCCGACAAAACCGCATTGAACGTATTGCGATTGTCGGTTATCCGGGTGTGCCGATTACGGAAGAGCGAAGACCCAAGCTTGAAACTGGAGGAAAGGAACTAAATGCAGAAGGCATGTACCTGATGCCCGGATTTGTGGATATGCATGGACATATTGGAGGTGGTCAAGCACCAAATGCAGAATATGTATTTAAATTATGGATGGGCCACGGCATTACCACCGTGCGCGATCCTTCGGCAGGCAATGGTTTGAACTGGGTACTGGATCATAAAAAGAAAAGTGCTGCAAACTCAATTACCGCCCCGCGTATTCATGCTTATACTTCGTTTGGTCAGGGTAGTGATAAGCCCATCAGCACGCCTGAAATGGCGCGCGAATGGGTAAGGGCGAACAAAGCAAAAGGTGCAGATGGTATTAAGTTTTTTGGCGCTGCGCCTGATATCATGCAAGCTGCTTTGGAGGAAAATAAAAAACTGGGCTTGCGTTCAGCCTGTCACCATGCACAGATGGATGTGGCGCGTTGGAATGTGCTTAAATCGGCAAGAGCAGGGTTAACCTCAATGGAACATTGGTATGGTTTACCGGAGGCATTGTTTGTTGATCGCACCATTCAGGATTATCCGCTTGATTATAATTATCAGAATGAGCAACACCGGTTTGAAAATGCAGGCAATTTGTGGAAGCAAGCTGCAGCTCCGTATTCTGAACATTGGAACAATGTAATGAATGAATTATTGAAGCTCGACTTTACACTTGATCCAACCTTTAACATATATGAAGCCAGTCGCGATTTGCACCGCGCACGCAGGGCGGAGTGGCATGAAGAATATACCTTACCGCAACTTTGGAGTTTCTTTCAACCGAACAGACGGGCGCACGGTTCCTACTGGTTTGCCTGGGGAACGGAACAAGAGGTTAACTGGCGCGAGAATTATGCGTTATGGATGAAGTTTGTGAATGAATATAAAAACCGTGGCGGTCGTGTTACAACAGGATCTGATTCAGGTTTTATTTTTCAGTTATATGGATTTGCTTACATCCGTGAGTTGGAACTGTTGCGCGAAGCAGGCTTTCATCCGCTGGAAGTAATTCGTTCGGCCACGTTGTATGGCGCGCAGGCGCTTGGTGTTGAAAAAGATCTGGGCTCAGTTGAAGTAGGCAAACTTGCCGATTTTGTAATTGTTGATCAGAATCCTCTGGAAAACCTTCAGGTGTTGTATGGAACGGGTGCTATTAAACTATCGGATGACAATAAAGCTATTCGGGTTGGAGGCGTGAAATACACCATTAAAGATGGTATTGTCTACGATGCCAAAAAGCTATTGGCTGATGTTCGTAAAATTGTTGCCGATGAAAAGGCCAAAACCGGATTTGTGTTGAAGCAGCCGGGAATGGATTAA
- the lepA gene encoding translation elongation factor 4: MENIRNFCIIAHIDHGKSTLADRLLEFTGTLTQREMQAQVLDNMDLEREKGITIKAHAIQMNYTLDGKEYILNLIDTPGHVDFSYEVSRSIAACEGALLIVDASQGIEAQTISNLYLALEHDLEIIPVMNKIDLPHAMPEEVTDEIVDLIGCKPEDVIRASAKEGIGIEDILKAVVHRIKPPKGDPKAPLQAMIFDSVFNSFRGIEVYFRVFNGSIKKGDKVKFVSTGKTYEADEIGVLKINKLPKNEIGAGNVGYLISGIKEAKEVKVGDTITHIDKPGVAIKGFENVKPMVFAGIYPVDTTEFEELRASMEKLQLNDASLVWEPETSAALGFGFRCGFLGMLHMEIIQERLEREFDMTVITTVPSVQFHAIRTDGSMYEINAPSEMPDPNTVDHIEEPYIKAQIITKSEFIGGIIKLCMDKRGVIKNQSYLTTDRVEMSFEMPLAEIVFDFFDKLKTISKGYASLDYHLIGFRESDMVKLDIQLNGEKVDALSAIVHRSKAYEWGKKLCEKLRELLPRQMFEIAIQAAIGQKIVARETVKAMRKNVLAKCYGGDISRKRKLLEKQKKGKKRMRQVGNVEIPQEAFMAVLKID; this comes from the coding sequence ATGGAAAACATCCGCAATTTTTGCATAATAGCCCATATTGACCACGGTAAAAGCACGTTAGCCGACCGCTTATTGGAGTTTACCGGTACGCTTACGCAACGCGAAATGCAGGCCCAGGTACTGGATAACATGGATTTGGAGCGTGAAAAGGGCATTACTATTAAGGCACATGCTATTCAGATGAATTATACACTGGATGGCAAGGAATACATCTTAAACCTGATTGATACCCCCGGCCACGTTGACTTTTCGTACGAGGTTTCCCGATCGATAGCGGCCTGTGAGGGCGCCTTATTAATTGTAGATGCCAGTCAGGGTATTGAGGCCCAGACCATCTCTAATTTATACCTCGCCCTTGAGCACGACCTGGAAATTATTCCGGTGATGAATAAGATTGATTTGCCTCACGCTATGCCGGAGGAGGTGACCGATGAGATTGTAGACCTGATCGGATGCAAACCAGAAGATGTGATTCGCGCCAGCGCTAAAGAAGGTATTGGTATTGAGGATATTTTGAAAGCTGTGGTACACCGCATCAAGCCTCCGAAAGGCGATCCGAAAGCGCCTCTCCAGGCTATGATTTTCGATTCGGTGTTTAATTCGTTTCGTGGAATCGAAGTGTATTTCCGTGTGTTCAATGGTTCAATCAAGAAAGGGGATAAAGTAAAATTTGTAAGCACGGGCAAAACCTACGAAGCTGATGAAATTGGCGTATTGAAAATAAACAAGCTTCCCAAAAATGAAATCGGTGCCGGAAATGTGGGCTATCTGATTTCAGGCATTAAAGAAGCCAAGGAAGTGAAAGTGGGGGATACCATCACGCACATTGATAAACCGGGTGTGGCAATCAAAGGCTTTGAAAACGTTAAGCCGATGGTTTTTGCGGGTATCTATCCGGTAGATACAACCGAGTTTGAAGAATTGCGTGCATCTATGGAAAAACTCCAGTTGAATGACGCTTCGCTTGTGTGGGAACCTGAAACTTCGGCTGCTTTGGGTTTTGGTTTCCGTTGCGGATTCCTCGGCATGTTGCACATGGAAATTATTCAGGAACGCCTGGAGCGTGAGTTCGACATGACGGTGATCACGACAGTACCTTCCGTGCAATTCCATGCCATTCGTACGGACGGATCCATGTATGAAATCAATGCCCCATCCGAAATGCCTGATCCGAACACGGTTGATCATATTGAAGAACCCTACATCAAAGCACAGATTATTACCAAATCGGAATTCATTGGCGGCATCATAAAATTATGCATGGATAAGCGCGGGGTGATCAAGAATCAATCCTACCTGACAACCGATCGTGTAGAGATGTCGTTTGAGATGCCGCTGGCAGAAATCGTATTTGACTTCTTTGATAAACTTAAGACCATCTCCAAGGGCTATGCTTCTCTGGATTACCACCTGATTGGTTTCCGTGAATCGGATATGGTGAAGTTGGATATTCAGTTGAATGGTGAAAAAGTAGATGCACTGTCTGCTATTGTACACCGCAGCAAGGCGTATGAGTGGGGTAAGAAGTTATGTGAGAAATTGCGTGAGTTGTTGCCACGCCAAATGTTTGAAATTGCTATTCAGGCTGCTATCGGACAAAAAATTGTTGCCCGCGAAACGGTGAAGGCCATGCGCAAAAACGTATTGGCAAAATGTTATGGCGGGGACATCTCGCGTAAGCGTAAATTGTTGGAGAAGCAGAAGAAGGGTAAAAAGCGTATGCGCCAGGTTGGTAATGTTGAAATTCCGCAGGAAGCGTTTATGGCTGTGTTGAAGATTGATTAA
- a CDS encoding DUF2384 domain-containing protein — protein MKARKYTRKGTTTSLHEPAVAYEKAQQSAVHQLLDIESIKVNEPLNRVDTFRKGLRKKSFDRLKEVTGLDNETLASALSVSSKTIQRTAVFDVVQSEKMYALAELYAMGIEYFGEEGFRRWMDRPLFSIGNIKPINLIDVTEGVTLLKTEIMRMQHGIAV, from the coding sequence ATGAAAGCGAGAAAATATACCCGAAAAGGCACAACCACTTCCCTGCATGAACCGGCAGTGGCTTACGAAAAGGCGCAACAATCGGCTGTTCACCAGCTTTTAGATATCGAATCCATCAAGGTGAATGAGCCATTAAACCGGGTTGATACGTTCCGTAAAGGGTTGCGTAAAAAATCTTTTGATCGCCTAAAGGAAGTAACAGGCCTTGATAACGAAACCCTGGCTTCGGCTTTATCGGTTTCTTCTAAAACTATTCAACGCACAGCCGTTTTTGATGTGGTACAATCGGAAAAAATGTATGCCCTGGCTGAGCTTTATGCCATGGGTATTGAGTACTTCGGTGAAGAGGGCTTTCGCAGATGGATGGATCGCCCGCTGTTTAGTATTGGCAACATTAAGCCCATTAATTTAATTGATGTCACCGAAGGGGTCACGCTTCTAAAAACCGAAATCATGCGGATGCAACACGGTATTGCCGTATGA
- a CDS encoding bifunctional 5,10-methylenetetrahydrofolate dehydrogenase/5,10-methenyltetrahydrofolate cyclohydrolase, protein MVDEKTYTLIDGRKIASQIKEEITQRVHELKSEGKKIPHLAIILVGDDGASQTYVDHKVKACKEVGFHYTMMRFADTISEDKLLKHIDQVNKDPDVDGFIVQLPLPAHISVEKITEHIRPEKDVDGFTNRNFGSIVSKNPLLMPATPFGVIELLKRYKVETEGKNCVVVGASRLVGAPLSMMLVEQGRATVTVCHKYTRELKNFTKQADILVVAVGKPGLITADMVKEGAVVIDVGTTRVEGPQYKNGYAIKGDVDFKNVAPKCSLITPVPGGVGPMTIASLLLNTLRATELRNS, encoded by the coding sequence ATGGTTGACGAAAAAACATATACCTTAATTGACGGACGTAAAATTGCCTCACAGATCAAAGAAGAGATCACACAACGTGTGCACGAATTAAAAAGTGAAGGCAAGAAAATTCCGCACCTGGCCATTATTCTGGTAGGCGATGATGGTGCTAGTCAGACGTACGTAGATCACAAAGTGAAGGCGTGCAAGGAGGTAGGTTTTCATTATACCATGATGCGTTTTGCCGATACCATCAGTGAGGATAAATTATTGAAGCACATTGATCAGGTGAACAAAGATCCGGATGTGGATGGCTTTATCGTTCAACTTCCATTACCTGCGCACATCTCGGTAGAAAAAATAACGGAACACATTCGGCCTGAAAAAGATGTAGATGGGTTCACAAATAGAAACTTCGGAAGCATCGTATCTAAAAATCCATTACTCATGCCGGCAACACCCTTTGGTGTGATAGAGCTATTGAAGCGATACAAGGTGGAGACTGAAGGTAAAAATTGTGTAGTGGTTGGTGCCAGTCGGTTGGTGGGTGCACCACTTAGCATGATGTTGGTGGAACAAGGTCGTGCCACAGTAACTGTTTGCCATAAGTATACGAGGGAGTTAAAGAATTTTACGAAGCAGGCTGATATACTCGTAGTTGCCGTGGGCAAACCCGGATTGATTACAGCCGATATGGTTAAAGAAGGTGCAGTTGTGATAGATGTAGGCACCACGCGTGTAGAAGGCCCGCAATACAAAAACGGTTACGCCATAAAAGGTGATGTAGATTTTAAAAATGTAGCGCCTAAGTGTTCATTGATTACACCCGTTCCCGGTGGTGTTGGCCCGATGACGATTGCTTCCTTATTATTGAATACACTGCGCGCCACTGAGCTAAGAAATTCTTAG